Genomic DNA from bacterium:
GATCGCGTCATCAATGACCCCGACCCCGATCTGGTTCTCTACCAGGGCCAGGAGATCCAGAGCCACGCGATCGTTGCTCTGGGGGAAATGCTGCTCCGCTTCATCGGTCAGTCGGTACAGACGAACCGGGCGGCCGACCGGCCGACGCTCCTGCCGGTGCGTCAAGACCCCATCCCGCTCCAGCCCGCCCAGGTGCTGCCTTACGGCCACTCCGGAAATCCCGAGCTTCTGAGCCAGCCCGCTTACGTCGGATTCGCCACGGCGTTTGAGGATCTCGAGCAGGAGATCGCGAGTACCACCACGCCTGTCGGAAGCGGGGGTGTCTGCCTCGTCGGTGACACCGGGAGCAGGTTTTTGCTTGGGTTCAGCCATCACGCGGTCCATTTAGATCGGGGTGGAATATGTTGAAAAACTGGCTAGTTCCCACTCTGCGACCTTCGCACCTATGACAACCTGTTTCGCACCCTTTGTAAAGGGTCGATCGTTGCGGGATCATCTATGGCCTTCGGGGATGAACGGGCCAATCGGCTCCGCAAGGGCTCTCGCCGGCTTTTCGGGCTAGAATGAGTCCAGTTTGGCGCTCATACCGCCCGCCTGGAGACCTACGAAATGTTCACCGGCATCACGCAAGGCACCTTCCCGGTGGTCCGGATCGAGCGAAAGCCCGACCTTCTGAGCTACGAGGTCGAACTCGGAGAAGCTCTCGCAGAAGGCCTCGTCCCCGGCGCCAGCGTCTCGATCGACGGTGTCTGTCAGACAGTGGTGTCCTGCAACGGCCGCCGTGTGCGGTTCGACGCCATACGGGAAACCCTCGATCTCACGACCCTGAGCGAGCTCCAGGAAGGCGACTCGGTCGCGGTGGAGCGCAGCGCCCGCGTGGGCGACGAGGTAGGCGGACACGACGTAGCCGGCCATGTGATCGGCACCGGAGAAGTGGCCAGAATCAAGCGCGATGGCGACATCTGCGATCTGCATATCAGAGTCTCCAGGGACTGGCTGAAGTACATCTTCGCCAAGGGCTTCATCGCGGTCGATGGCTCGAGTCTGACAGTCAGCAAGCTCGATCCGACCGGTGGCTTCGACATCCATCTCATCCCCGAAACGCTACGCCTGACCAACCTCGGCAGCAAAAAAGAGGGAGAGCGCGTGAACATCGAACTGGATCCGCGAACTCTGGCCATCGTGGAGACAGTCGAACGCGTCATGGAGCAGCGCTCCGAAAACGGGAACTGAACCGTCGCCGAGATTCCCGCTTTCGGGTGCGGCGCTCAGGCCACGATGCGTCGCAGTTCGTCGTAGTCGAGGTTCCCGCCGGAGAGCACGAGAACGACCGTACGTCCTTCGAGTTCGCCTCTCCGCCGCAGAGCGGCGGCCAGCGGCGCGGCACCGGCGTGCTCTGCGACGTTTCGCGTGTGACGGAGCAGGAGCCGGATTGCCTCCTCCATCTCGGCATCGCTCACCAGCGCAAAGTCGTCGAGACCCAACTCCGGGTC
This window encodes:
- a CDS encoding riboflavin synthase subunit alpha — translated: MFTGITQGTFPVVRIERKPDLLSYEVELGEALAEGLVPGASVSIDGVCQTVVSCNGRRVRFDAIRETLDLTTLSELQEGDSVAVERSARVGDEVGGHDVAGHVIGTGEVARIKRDGDICDLHIRVSRDWLKYIFAKGFIAVDGSSLTVSKLDPTGGFDIHLIPETLRLTNLGSKKEGERVNIELDPRTLAIVETVERVMEQRSENGN